The genome window CAAAGCAAGATATTTTGTATTTCATGTAGTACTTTGTTAGGTGAAAATGACGAAGAACTGGACTCCCAATTTGATTTGTCAATTTTTCCTTGCTATTTTTCACTTCGTCGGTATTGTTTTTTTAGCAAATGTCCATCAATCGTTTTGATTTACTCGCCATCGGGGGCGGTCCTGCCGCACAAAAAGCTGCTATCCAAGCAAGCAAAATGGGAAAAAAAGCAGCCATTATAGAAAAAGACCCTTACTTGGGTGGAGGTTGTGTCCACTACGGAACCATCCCTTCCAAATCCTTACAAGAAACGAGTCGCTTCTATCGAAATTTAAGATTGTCCAATTTACACGGATTACAATCACCACAACCGGCAATGCTTACCTTACAGGAACTTATGTTTCGTGCGGGGACTGTGATTGAAAAAGAAGAAGATGTCACCCGCGAACAAATGATCCAAAACCGAGTCACAACTCTTACTGGTTGGGGAAAGCTCGTGGATGCCAATCATGTAGAAGTCACAGACTCTGCCGGTAGAAAAAAAGTTTATGAAACCGAGAACATTCTCATTGCTACGGGTAGTAGCCCTCGTAGGCCCACAAACGAAAACATTCCTTTTGAAGATGGATTAATCTACGATAGTGATGGGCTCTTTGCGATGAAAAAGATGCCTGCTTCTTTAGCGGTAGTGGGTGCTGGAATCATTGGGTCGGAATACGCTACAATTTTTGCTCATATCGGAGTGAAGGTTCATCTCTTTGATTCCCAAAGTCGTATCCTTGGTTTTTTGGATGAAGATGTGTCAAATGAAATGACCCGTATCATGCAACAATCTGGGATTTCCATCCATGTGGATTCTTCCATTACAAAGTACAACAAACTTCCCAATGAGGAAGGATTTGAACTCACAACTAACAAAGGTGAAGTGGTGCGAGTCAACCAAGTTCTGATTTCTCGTGGCCGATTGGGAAATGTAGACAACTTAGGATTAGAATCAGTTGGAATCACTCCCAATGATCGAAAACAAATTTTGGTAAATGAAAACTATCAAACCAACGTTTCTAATATCTACGCTTGTGGAGATGTCATTGGATTCCCTAGTTTGGCTTCCGTGTCCATGTACCAAGGTGCTTATGTCGCAAAACATATGTTTGGTCATCCATCTGTTCCAGTGGATGCAGAAGAATTCCCCATTGGGATTTATACTTTGCCTGAGATTGCGACAATTGGACCAACGGAAGAAGCTCTCAAAGCCCGAGGAGTTTCCTATGGAGTGGGAATGGCAAGGTTTGATACCATCACTCGCGCTCAAATCAGCGGTGATCAAGTGGGACTTTTAAAAATCATTTTTGATAAACAGTCCAGAAGAGTTTTGGGAGTTCATATCATATCTGACAAAGCAACAGAACTCATTGCTCTTGGGCAATGTGTGGTGAATCTCAAGGCTCCGATTGAGTATTTCACCGAACATATTTTTAATTACCCAACCATGATAGGTGCTTATAAAAATGCCGCGAATGATGCCCTTTTGAGAGAAAAATAATCGGCATTTCTTGAGAATCTGACCTATCCCGTTTGTTTACTTTTATAGAGAAGAACGGGATTTTACTTGTCAGAGACTCGGTTTTACCAACACATACAAGATTGTGTCAGACAAAACTGTCTCTATGAGTCAAATTTATGAAAGAAGCCATAAGCGTATTTATGACTTCCTCTACAAGTACACTCAAAATGCGGACACGGCAATGGATTTGATGCAAGACAGTTTTTTAAGTTTCCATAAACATTATGGCAACGCCGGCCTCTCGGAAGAGAAGTCCGTCATGGTTTTGTACACAATTGCCCGCAATTTATCGATCAATTATGCTAAAAAGTTTTCTACAACAAGGGAGATAGTCTCCGATGAGATCGAGTTTCATAGCCACAATCCAAAACTCGAAACCAAAGCGGAATACCAAGACTTAGAAGATCGTCTTTATTCCTTTTTAGGAGAACTCTCGGAAGAAGAAAGGTCTGCCTTGTTACTCAAGAATGTGGAAGGATTTCAGCTCGTACAAATCGCTGAGGTCTTAGGAGTTTCGGTTTCTACTGCTTCTCGTTTGGTCATAAGGGCCACTGAGAAAGTGTTGGCCATAGCCAAAAGAGAAAATCTGGTACCGGATTAGAATCAATGAACGAATTTGATAAGCAACATACAATCGCTAAATGGGAAGAACTCCTTCGGAAACCCGCCAAAAAAACGGAGTCTGTTGTGTTTCCTTCCTGGGAGACTGTATCAAAACGCCAGATCCAATTCGAATACAAACCAGAACCAAATTCTACTCATAATGTAATTTCGTTTTTCCGCAAACCAATTGGTCTTGCCTTTGTGGGAGGGTCTGCTTTATCACTGGCAGCGGCTCTTTTCTTTGTTTTTTTCCTAAATCCATCTGCACCAGGTGAATCGGAAGTAGCGGTCTCTGCAGCCAAAGAATCCAAACCAATGGTTTCTCCTCTGAAGGTTCTTGTTTCCTCAGTGAAGGGAAAGGTTTCCGTTCTTCCACAAGGAAGTTCCAAATCTGTTCCTCTGGTGAAACATTACCAACTAGCGTCGGGAGATATTATCATTACAGAAGGAACTTCGCAAATTGATTTGGATTTTGAAACTGGTTCTTGGATGCGGATTACTCCTAATTCAGAAGTAGTAATGGATGTAATCGAAAAATCAAATGACTCTCAATCGCAAAAGTTCTCAGTAAAAAAAGGAAAGATCTTCGCTTCCGTTTCGAAACTTTCTAAAGATAGTCATTTTGTTGTGCAGGCTGGCGAGCATCTTACACAAGTTAGAGGGACTGTTTTCAGTGTTCAATTTGATGGACAATCGGAAATTGTAGCCGTGCGGGAAGGTTCAGTGGCAGTAGGGGATCTCATCCTCACTTCTAGGCAACAAACGGTTGTCAAACTTGGAGAAACATTGCCTGTCTCTTCTTCTGAGTTGCATCCGAAAGAAGATAAAGAACTTAAGGCATTTCAAACACAAACCATTCTTGCTCGTGAGTCTATGCTATACGAAGAACACGCAAGATTAGAACTTGTACGATTGGAAGATGGAACTGAATACCGAGGAGTCATTCTTGGCCAATCAGAAACACATCTTCACTTCCAAGGTTTAGAAGGTTTGATTGAAATTCCGATCCAAAAGATCTTAGAAACAGAAAAAATTCGTTAATCTCTATAAGTTTTTGACAATATTATCTTTTTCTGAGAAGGTCTTCCTGAACGCCCTAGGGGAACACCTTAAAAGAAACCATGTCTCAAAATCACAAAAAAACCTTTCGTTTTCACTATCTTATCGATAAGGAATTCCAATTAAAGTTTTTAGCTCATTATTCTTTGTTATTTATATCTGGGGTACTTGTGACTTTAGGTTTTCTCTATTGGCTGAACCAAGCCAAGTATGATGGCGGTGCTGTGTTTCGTCTTCGCCAAGATGCACAAACTGTGTTTTGGAAAGTGGAAAACGACGATCCATCTCCAGGCGAAGCAAAAGAGAAGTTTGTTCCTCGAGAGATTTACCTTCCGAGTTATGACCACCAATTGAATATGTATACCATTCAGTTTGATGCAGTTGTCACTCTTTCCATTCTCTATTTACTTTTGATCACTGTATTTTCTGTATTCAAATCACATAAGATGGCAGGGCCTGTTTTTAGTATCAAACGGTCTTTACAACGGATGGCATCAGGGGATCCCATTGAAACCATTCGCATTCGAAAAGGGGATGAGTTCCAAGAGCTTGTAGAAGTATTGAATGAGGTCATTCAAAAACGAGTGGCCGGTCCTTCCCGTAAATAATTACAAACCAACTTTGCCACTTGGCCAGATAAAAGTCCCCATTTGATTTGGGGGCGGTGTTTCAGCTTCTCTCGACTCTTTTGTCCGTCCAAAACCATTCCAATTCTTAATTCTTTCGGTTTGACTTTCTATTTGAAATCCGTAAGATTTTTGCATTATGAAAAAGAAACACAACTATCTCTTTTCTAATATCCTCTTCCTCCTAATGGCTTTTGGGGTTGGATGTAACCAGCCAACACTTGCTAGGTTGAGTTCTGATAATATCCTTGGTGCTGACGCAAAAGCAAAATTATTAGAAGCCTCACGTAAGATAGATGGAGCCAAATTTGCACCACTGGGAGTCGGATCGGCAGGAGCAGAAGCCTCATCCTCCTTATTGAATGGAGTTTTAATCCCCATCCTTGCCGAAATCAACCCAGACAAATACTACAAACGAGACACTGTGGACTCTTGTGAAAAGAATATCTATCTTTTGGGTTTAGCACTCCCTAACTATGCCTCCGTTGAACTTTCTTGTGAAATCAAAGAGGTAACAACTTTCGATTTTTAATTCGACCATCCATGCTAACCAAGTCCTTGTGGCTTGTTAGCATTTTCCTCTAGTTTCCTTTTCGCATTTGGAATAGATTTTAGGTGAAACAACGACTAGTATTTCTTTGTAGATTTATACCTGAAGCAATATGTAACTTCCCATAATTGATCTTATGTCGCATTGGATTCGGTGGGGTTTTGTATAGAAAGGCACATCGGTAACACTTTAGATCAACGCGCATGGGTGACAATGAGTTTGGCGCCTCGGATCCATTCTTCCATTGCCCAATGATTTTAAAACGACCGCGCTTTACGCTTCAATCTTTGCTTCGCAAAGGATTTTCGCTGCAATCGCTGGCGCATCAACATTTTTGGATCAGTAAAAATTAGATCTATTTTGTTCCGCAGGTTTTTTTCTTGATGTCTTCACAAAGATAAGAACCGACTAATCGTTCGGCATCACATTGAAATTTTGCCGCCGCTTTTACTTCTGAACTTCCTGTGACTGATGAAGACCGTTCGGAACAAAACGCATAAGACTGGTATACCACAAGAGAACAAGCCAGATAATCTAAATCGGCTCGTTCGCAGGCTTCATAAGAAGGATTGGTTTTTGTACATTGAAAGAGTAAAAAGAGAAAGAAAACCGAAAGAATAAAACAACGCACTGTCCTTTTTAGACAGATTTATGTTTCGTTTTAGTCCCGGTTTTTCTCAAGTTTAGCGTTAAAGTTTAGTATTGTATTTTTGCATGATTTGGTTTCTTTCGATGTATCGAATTTTTCCAAACGCTGTTGCCTTTTTTTCCATTACTGGAAGGCCAGGATCATTTTTTAGAATCAAATGATAACTTCTATCTCGAACAATCATTGAATCCAATTTGACGATCCCAAATTCATTAAAAAGAGCCCGAAGCTCTTCTATCGTCACTCCCTCTTCTGTAGCAAAAAGATATTCACCTTCTTTAAACATTGGGCTTTGGCCTTGGATGGGTCGCAATTGTTGGGATTGTTTTGGTTCACCAAACAAGGTGCAGCCTGTGGTTAAGGCTGCAACCAGAATGCTGTAACCGAGTGTTTTATTGTAAAACAGCGGTAACTCCAGTGACTTGTTTCAGATGTTTGATGGAAGCGTTCGCATTGATCGCTTTGCCATACTGAGTTGTACCTGTAAGGGCAGTCTCTGTTACTCCACCTTCAATCAGCTTTGTGATCACATCTTGGTAAGTAAAACTTGGATTGTAAGAACGAATTAATGCTGCAACTCCAGCAGTATTGGGTGTTGCCATGGAAGTTCCATTCAAGTATGCGAGCGCAGAATTTGAAGGTGCCCAAGCAGTGAGAAATACATCCCCAACGATCCCACCAGGGTATTGACCAGAAGTATCAGATACCATCCTGTAACCTACCGTACAGTTGGTTCCAGCTCCCCCAATACAGTTGGTGAGGATTTTGGTATCAGCAGAATTACTCACAAAAGCAGTGCCACCATTTCGACAAAGTTGTGATTGGAAGGACCCTAAATTTCCATCATACATGGTTAATGTTGTTCCAGCTGCGGGAGAACCTGCAGTGGCAGAATACTTTGCTTGGATATAATCATAACAAGAAGTAGAATCTTTCCTTTCTCCAACGCTTACGATGAAATGAGAGAGAGATACATTCGTGGCTCCCGTTGGGATTGTGAAATTTTTGTATACAATACTATTCGTACTTAATGACAAATTTGTCATTGTATTGGAGGAACTATCAAATAATACATTTGCTAATGTACAATCAGCAGTGACTAGCATTTTGTAATTTGCTAATGTACAAGTGGATGATACCCATGCAGTTCCTGAAGTCGCATAAGACCAATCGGAATAACTTGTTGCATTTTCATTGTAAGATACTTCTGTCCCATACCCGCTATAGATATTCGTACCAGGAGCACCAAAATCGGCAGAGCGACTGGCAACAGTAACATTTGAATCATAATTTGAAAAATTCGCTAAGGCATGTTTTTGGTCGAGTGCAGAAATACAAATCACATTGGCGTTGGTATTTTCGCAAGGGTATGCGTTTCCTGTGCCACTTAAGTTTAAACCATCGTTTCCGGCAGCAACCACTACCAAAACATCATTGGTTCTGGCAAATTCAATCGCCGAATTGATTGCAGTACTAAAACTAGGACCACCCAAACTCATATTGATGACTTTTGCACCGTTGCGAACAGCAAAGTAAATTCCGTTGGCGATATTATCGTTTGTTCCTCCATCAAGTCCCAAAACGCGAACTGCCATGATTTTTGCGGATTGGCAAACACCTGAAATCCCAACCCCATTGTTCCCTACAGCACCTATGGTCATGGCAACATGGGTTCCATGTCCTTCTTCATCACGAGGATTGTTGTCCCCACTTGCAAAGTCATAACCGTGGTTAGGGCAACCGCCACCAATAGCAGTTCCGTTTTGGTTCACACAGCCACCAGAACCATCCCACATATTTCCCACCAAATCTTGGTGAGTGTAAGTGACCCCTGTATCAAGCACAGCCACAATGGTATTATTGCAACTAGTTGTCACATCCCAAGCACCAAGAACATTCATGTCTTTACCAGAAGTTCCAGGGTTACTAGAGTTAGCTGTGTAACTAGGCGAAGCAAGAGTTTGGCCAGTATTGTTCAGTCCCCAAAGTCTAGTAAATTCAGGATCATTTGGTGTAGAGGCTTGTTTATAATACAAATACCGGGGTTCCACGGACTCCACACTAGGATCTTGTTTAATCCTCGCTAGTCCCTGTTCCATTGTTTCAGATGCAGCTAGTTTAGCGGTGGTAAAATGTCCTTTTAGGTTCAGAACACCAGTGCCAGCAGCTAACTTAGATGTTTGATGCACAAGCTCTGAGTCTGGGATACTTTTTTTAAATGTAATGACAACTTCACCAGGTAGATACGGAAGTTTTTGACCGGCTTTTGACTTAGCACGTAGCGCTTCGATATCTAGTTTGGTTTGATCCAAGTTTAATACTGGTTCTGAAATTAAGATGTTTGTAGCGACTAATACTGATGCTACGATCAAAAGTTTCGAAATCGATTTTTTATTAAATTTCATATAATTAATTCCTATTCTATGTACTCGGAACATTTACTGCTGAGGTTTGTGTGGAGGGAGTTCCTCCAGTTGTGTTGTATTTTCCATAAGAATATACTTTGAAATACCAATTCCCGAAGGTAGGCACAGAGATTACTTTGGAAACCGGTGTTGTGCCACCAGCATTGGGGACATCTGCGCATAATACAGTAGTTCCGTTGTGAACCGCTGTAAATCCAGAGGTCTGGCTATAACATACTTTATAACCACCATCAGTATCGTTCGCTGCTTTTTCATTCGTTCCTGTCCAACTGACGAGAACATCTGCACCCGTTTTTCCAGTACCTGACACATTTAAGTCAGCACTAGAAGCAGCACCATTGTTTCCATTAGTGGTAGCAATACGAACCACTGCTGCCCTTGCCCCTGTTGTTGATGGAGCAAACTGGATTGTAAATGTTCCAGATGCACCCGCCGCAAGAGTTGCACCAGCACTAAAAGCACTGATGGTAAAATCGCCTGTATGACCACTTGGTTTGGAAAGAGTAATACCAGTCATCGTAGCAGTTCCAGTATTACTAATGGTTACGGTTTTTGTGCTAGATGTTACGGTCGGCCATACAACACCAAAAGTAGGAATAGATCCCCCAGTTGTAAAACTAGTGGAGTTATGAGAAATCGAAATGGTAGGAACTGGTTTTGGTGTTCCTGTTCCCGTAGCTGTAAATAAGAATGCTAATGCTCCATCATAAGAAACCGCTATATTCGAAGTTTTAACCTCTGCTGCACCAGTGGGAGAAAATTGAATTGTAAAAGTAGCAGAAGCATTTGCTGCCAGTGTCGTTGGGAATCCAGCTAAATTTAGTACAAAGTTTGCATTAGAGGATGTCACTGCAGGTGGACCGTCTAGATTTGCGACAGCACTTCCCGTGTTTTTGACAGTAAATGTCACAGCACTTCCTATCGAGTCAATTTCGACTGAACCCATTCCATAACTTCCATTTGAAGCAATTTGTGTGGCACCCACTGAAACTGCCAATCGAGGAGTAGCAGCTTCAGCTGTGCCTGTTAGGTTCATTTGAAAAGATCCTACTGCGGCATCACTCGATTGAATTTTAATCGTCGCGGTTTTCACACCTATTGATGTCGGTTTAAAATTCAATGTGAATATCGCAGAAGCACCAGCCGCAAGAGTTGAACTTGCAGGTTGTGTCACTGTGAACTGAGAAGCATCCGTTCCGGAAAGAGCAACAACATTTGGAGAACCAGGAAGTGAGATTGCAACATTCCCACTGTTTTTGATGGTAACCGTTCCTGTTTTTCCATCGGCTGTATTGATGGGTTCAGAACCTAAATTAAGTGTTGCTCCACTTTCCCGGCTAACACCTTCATAGAGAATTTCCAATTTGGGGGCTGGTACATCACCACCGCCACCACCTAAACCCAATAGTGCAAAGGCAGCTCCACCACCACCTCCGCCGCCACCAGGACAAGCAACTAACGTAGTTAAAGATAATAAGGGAATTAGAATGTTCTTTTTTAAATTCATAGTGACTCGGAAGGATTTCAATTTTCAACCACGTTAGGTTTTCTATTCAGATTTCGCAATCGTACCTTTTTTCTCGCCTTGCAAAAATTACGTTAAAAACGTTCTGTGAGCGTTTTTAGAACGTTAGTTCTGGTTTGGTTGAAAAAAAAATTATCATTTGGGCCCAAAGGATGGGTTGTACTACGTGTTTGTCGGTGTTTGGTTTGGTGTTTAGTCTTCTTCAGGTGGGCTTACAATACCATTTTTAGGGATTTCCTTACGATGACGAATGTCATTCTCGCACTCCAAATGCTTGTAAGACGAGAGAGAAGGGATTGTTTTGTCCGTAATTTCGCTATGATCGAGATCGTATTCCCAGTATTTGGTGCGGTTCCCTTGCCAGTCATAAGGAACTGTTTTTTGAAATACAAACTCTTTCATCGTGAGTGATTTTGTTTGTTGGATCTCCAAAAACAAATTCCCATAAAAGAAATTGGGGATAGGAAAAAAATACAAACACCCAACAAGTAACATGTCTTCCTTATACTCTGATTGAGAAGGAAGAAACAGAAAAAATGGTTGTTTCGATTTTGCCAGTGGAAGTGGATAAATTCGTAACTGTTGTTTTGTGGTCATTTGATTGCTTTCAAATATTAAGCTGACTGGAATTTCTTCCACATTTCCAATGGTTTGGTCTTTGCCTCGAACCAACCGCAAAACTAAATAACTTTCTTTGTCCTCCAAATTTGTAGGAGTGAACTGCTGACCCCTTCTCTTTGTTTCCATCAAAGGAACCAATTTACAATTTGAATCGAAAAAAAAGAGAATCAGTAAAAAACTAAAACAGAAATACGGATTCACCCAACTTACTGATTGCATTTTCTTTTGAATCATGTTAAAATCAACCATGGTATATTACTTAATTCTCACAACCATTCCTGTTGCTATCATTTCGGCATTTTTTATCCATTGGTTTACATTGCAAGACGAACCAAATCCACTCAAACGTTTAGAACATTCCCGTGGGATTTATATTGGATTTTCCTTTCAAATCCTATTATTTGCTTGGTTATTATTTCAATTAGGGCATGCACGATTCGCGTATCCGCTATACGCCATTGGGTTTTCTTTTTTAGGAGATTGGTTTAACCTTCAGTTCCCAATTGCTAAAAAACAAATGGAAGACCCAGTCCTTGGGGGAATTTTCAGTTTTGCCATTGCACAAGTTTTCTTTTTATTATCCTTTTGGAAACTAACCACATGGAATGAACTTTATACAGGTGTTTTGCCTTATATTGTCACCATTGTATTATTGATTTTACCAGCCCTGATTTTTTATTTCCGAGTGTACAATCCCAATCGTTCCAAATGGGTAATGGCCTCTGCCTTTGTTTATGGGCTGATTTTGTGTTTTTTTGTTTCTCTATGTTTTAACGCCTATCTAGCATTTGGTGGAGTGTGGATGTATTTGGCAATTGGTGCAGGGTTTTTCCTTCTTTCCGATGCGGTGATGGGAGAAACAACAATCAATGGAACAAGACACCCAAAATGGGAATTCCAAGTTCCTTGGGTCACCTATTTAATTGCACAAAGTTTTTTGTTAGTGGGATTCTTTCTTGTCTCTCACACAAGACATATCTAAATTCATGATTCGGTAATATTCCCCGAATTCAATAAACCATTGTTTGGTGACATCTTTTTTGATTGTTCCCAAGCAATGATCATTCGTTTCCGATTTGGATCCCACCTGTACCCACCAAATAAACCTGATGTTTGGATCACACGGTGGCAAGGAATTAGATAAGCGATAGGATTTTTGCCAATGGCTGTTCCCACGGCCCTTTGTGCAGAGGGTTGCCCTATGGATTCGGCAATATCTCCATACGTACAAAGACTTCCCATTGGTATTTTTAATAAAGATTTCCAGACTTTAAATTGAAATTCTGTTCCGTATAAATAGAGAGGAACGGGAGATTCAGGGAATACAAAATTTTGAAAGTAGTCTTTTAATTTTTGGTGTTCCTTTGATCCTCCCTCTTTCCAAATCGCATTGGGAAATTCTCTTTTTGTTTCCTGGATCCCTTGGTCCAAAGATTCAATGAATTGAAGAGACTGGATCCCTCGTTCGGAAGACACCAATAGAATCTCTCCAAAAGCAGAAGGAAATACTTCGTATTGCAAAACCATCCCCTCCCCTCCTCGTTTGAATTCGCCAGGAGTCATTGCTTCTAATTTTACAAATAAATCATGCAATCGTCCCGTGCTGGATAGTCCGAGAGAATATGTTGTATCCAAAATGTTTGACTCCTTTAGCAGTTGTTTGGCGTGAGAGATTGTAACAAATTGTAAAAATTCTTTTGGGGATACACCAGCCCAAGTGCGAAATACTTTTTGAAAATGGAAAGGACTTAAGGATACCCTTTCAGCTAAAACATCCAAATTGGGTTGTTCTTCAAAATGCTCCAAAACATATTCGATGGAGTTTTTTATGATTTCATAGTGTTTGTGATTGGAATCCACAAGGAAATCCTAACTGATTTGCGAAATGTTGGAAACCCGATTCTTGCGATTTCTTAAAATAAAATACAAATTGTTTGATTTTTTCGTTAGGAATTTCTTCAATAAGAATAAAAGTGTCACCTCCTTTGGATCCATTTCCCGTACTAACCGCCTTACAATCCATTGTTGATTCGATCCAAAAAAATCCAGTTACCATTTTGGATGCCCCACCAGGGACAGGAAAAACAACAGTCCTACCGACGGAACTTCTAAAAGCTGGCCTCTCCTTTGGGAAAAAAATTTGTATCTTAGAACCGAGGCGTATCGCTGCAAAAAATGCCGCCAAAAGGATTAGCCAAAGTCTAAACGAATCCTTGGGAGAAACTGTTGGGTATCGAGTTCGGTTTGATACTAAGGTAGGAAAAAATACAAAGATTGAATTTGTAACCGATGGGATCTTAACCAAAATTTTACTGGCAGATCCAGAACTCAAAGAATATGGACTGATTGTCTTTGACGAATTTCATGAAAGACGAATGGACTCTGATTTATGTTTTGCATTGGCACGCAGAACCCAAGAAGTCTTTCGGAATGATTTAAAAATACTTGTTATGTCTGCAACTCTCGAAGGTCAAAATTTCGAATCGATCGGGATCCAATCAAAACCCATCTATGTCAGTGCCAACCCTCATCCTTTAGAAATTTTTCATATGGGTGATTCTCCAAAAAAAATAAATGAAAGATTAATGGATTTAATCCCCAAAGCCGTAGAACAAACAGAAGGTGATATCCTTGTATTTTTGTCAGGGAAAAAAGAAATTCAAATCTTAAGAAACCAATTAGAATCTTTAGCTGTGATCAAATCCAACACAGTGGTTTACGGGTTATATGGAGACATGGATTTATCCGAACAAGAAAAAATCTTCCTACCCTCACTTTCAGGGAAAAAGAAAATCATTCTTTCCACAAATATCGCAGAGTCTTCTGTGACCATCCCCGGTGTTCGGATTGTATTTGATACAGGATACCATAAACATGTTATTTTTGATTCTGAATCTGGAGTTTCTCACTTAGTCAAAGATCGAATCAGTTTGAGTAGCGCCAAACAACGTGCAGGGCGAGCTGCAAGAGAAGGAAAAGGTTTGGTGTACCGTCTTTGGTCCAAAGATGAGGAAAATTCTTTTTTAGACAGAACCAAACCGGAAATTCTGGAGGGAGATATTGATCGTTTGGTTTTAGAGATAAAGTCATGGGGAGAAGAAATCCA of Leptospira mtsangambouensis contains these proteins:
- a CDS encoding FecR family protein, producing the protein MNEFDKQHTIAKWEELLRKPAKKTESVVFPSWETVSKRQIQFEYKPEPNSTHNVISFFRKPIGLAFVGGSALSLAAALFFVFFLNPSAPGESEVAVSAAKESKPMVSPLKVLVSSVKGKVSVLPQGSSKSVPLVKHYQLASGDIIITEGTSQIDLDFETGSWMRITPNSEVVMDVIEKSNDSQSQKFSVKKGKIFASVSKLSKDSHFVVQAGEHLTQVRGTVFSVQFDGQSEIVAVREGSVAVGDLILTSRQQTVVKLGETLPVSSSELHPKEDKELKAFQTQTILARESMLYEEHARLELVRLEDGTEYRGVILGQSETHLHFQGLEGLIEIPIQKILETEKIR
- a CDS encoding S8 family serine peptidase gives rise to the protein MKFNKKSISKLLIVASVLVATNILISEPVLNLDQTKLDIEALRAKSKAGQKLPYLPGEVVITFKKSIPDSELVHQTSKLAAGTGVLNLKGHFTTAKLAASETMEQGLARIKQDPSVESVEPRYLYYKQASTPNDPEFTRLWGLNNTGQTLASPSYTANSSNPGTSGKDMNVLGAWDVTTSCNNTIVAVLDTGVTYTHQDLVGNMWDGSGGCVNQNGTAIGGGCPNHGYDFASGDNNPRDEEGHGTHVAMTIGAVGNNGVGISGVCQSAKIMAVRVLGLDGGTNDNIANGIYFAVRNGAKVINMSLGGPSFSTAINSAIEFARTNDVLVVVAAGNDGLNLSGTGNAYPCENTNANVICISALDQKHALANFSNYDSNVTVASRSADFGAPGTNIYSGYGTEVSYNENATSYSDWSYATSGTAWVSSTCTLANYKMLVTADCTLANVLFDSSSNTMTNLSLSTNSIVYKNFTIPTGATNVSLSHFIVSVGERKDSTSCYDYIQAKYSATAGSPAAGTTLTMYDGNLGSFQSQLCRNGGTAFVSNSADTKILTNCIGGAGTNCTVGYRMVSDTSGQYPGGIVGDVFLTAWAPSNSALAYLNGTSMATPNTAGVAALIRSYNPSFTYQDVITKLIEGGVTETALTGTTQYGKAINANASIKHLKQVTGVTAVLQ
- the sthA gene encoding Si-specific NAD(P)(+) transhydrogenase, translating into MSINRFDLLAIGGGPAAQKAAIQASKMGKKAAIIEKDPYLGGGCVHYGTIPSKSLQETSRFYRNLRLSNLHGLQSPQPAMLTLQELMFRAGTVIEKEEDVTREQMIQNRVTTLTGWGKLVDANHVEVTDSAGRKKVYETENILIATGSSPRRPTNENIPFEDGLIYDSDGLFAMKKMPASLAVVGAGIIGSEYATIFAHIGVKVHLFDSQSRILGFLDEDVSNEMTRIMQQSGISIHVDSSITKYNKLPNEEGFELTTNKGEVVRVNQVLISRGRLGNVDNLGLESVGITPNDRKQILVNENYQTNVSNIYACGDVIGFPSLASVSMYQGAYVAKHMFGHPSVPVDAEEFPIGIYTLPEIATIGPTEEALKARGVSYGVGMARFDTITRAQISGDQVGLLKIIFDKQSRRVLGVHIISDKATELIALGQCVVNLKAPIEYFTEHIFNYPTMIGAYKNAANDALLREK
- a CDS encoding HAMP domain-containing protein, with protein sequence MSQNHKKTFRFHYLIDKEFQLKFLAHYSLLFISGVLVTLGFLYWLNQAKYDGGAVFRLRQDAQTVFWKVENDDPSPGEAKEKFVPREIYLPSYDHQLNMYTIQFDAVVTLSILYLLLITVFSVFKSHKMAGPVFSIKRSLQRMASGDPIETIRIRKGDEFQELVEVLNEVIQKRVAGPSRK
- a CDS encoding lysoplasmalogenase family protein, giving the protein MLKSTMVYYLILTTIPVAIISAFFIHWFTLQDEPNPLKRLEHSRGIYIGFSFQILLFAWLLFQLGHARFAYPLYAIGFSFLGDWFNLQFPIAKKQMEDPVLGGIFSFAIAQVFFLLSFWKLTTWNELYTGVLPYIVTIVLLILPALIFYFRVYNPNRSKWVMASAFVYGLILCFFVSLCFNAYLAFGGVWMYLAIGAGFFLLSDAVMGETTINGTRHPKWEFQVPWVTYLIAQSFLLVGFFLVSHTRHI
- a CDS encoding TIGR04452 family lipoprotein, with amino-acid sequence MKKKHNYLFSNILFLLMAFGVGCNQPTLARLSSDNILGADAKAKLLEASRKIDGAKFAPLGVGSAGAEASSSLLNGVLIPILAEINPDKYYKRDTVDSCEKNIYLLGLALPNYASVELSCEIKEVTTFDF
- a CDS encoding RNA polymerase sigma factor encodes the protein MSQIYERSHKRIYDFLYKYTQNADTAMDLMQDSFLSFHKHYGNAGLSEEKSVMVLYTIARNLSINYAKKFSTTREIVSDEIEFHSHNPKLETKAEYQDLEDRLYSFLGELSEEERSALLLKNVEGFQLVQIAEVLGVSVSTASRLVIRATEKVLAIAKRENLVPD
- a CDS encoding choice-of-anchor D domain-containing protein, with the protein product MNLKKNILIPLLSLTTLVACPGGGGGGGGAAFALLGLGGGGGDVPAPKLEILYEGVSRESGATLNLGSEPINTADGKTGTVTIKNSGNVAISLPGSPNVVALSGTDASQFTVTQPASSTLAAGASAIFTLNFKPTSIGVKTATIKIQSSDAAVGSFQMNLTGTAEAATPRLAVSVGATQIASNGSYGMGSVEIDSIGSAVTFTVKNTGSAVANLDGPPAVTSSNANFVLNLAGFPTTLAANASATFTIQFSPTGAAEVKTSNIAVSYDGALAFLFTATGTGTPKPVPTISISHNSTSFTTGGSIPTFGVVWPTVTSSTKTVTISNTGTATMTGITLSKPSGHTGDFTISAFSAGATLAAGASGTFTIQFAPSTTGARAAVVRIATTNGNNGAASSADLNVSGTGKTGADVLVSWTGTNEKAANDTDGGYKVCYSQTSGFTAVHNGTTVLCADVPNAGGTTPVSKVISVPTFGNWYFKVYSYGKYNTTGGTPSTQTSAVNVPST